One genomic segment of Bradyrhizobium prioriisuperbiae includes these proteins:
- a CDS encoding LysR family transcriptional regulator codes for MDQLAAMRAFVRVVEAGTFSQAASSLRMPKPTVTKLIQSLETHISTKLLNRTTRRVTVTPDGAAYYERVIRLLGELDELDGSMALSQANAKGRLRVDVGTALAVLVIIPALPDFYARYPDIQIDLGVTDRPVDLIGENVDCVIRGGDLTDQSLIARRIAEMTFVTCAAPSYLQRYGAPRHPTDLDHGHYAVNFFHPRSGRMLPLDFTSNGERIETTGRHMIAVNDSMAYVTAATSGLGIVQAPIFMLKKHIEAGRLTQVLTDWTSEPANIYVVYPPNRHLSNKLRVFVDWIADLFANNELMQTKA; via the coding sequence ATGGATCAGCTCGCAGCCATGCGCGCTTTCGTCCGGGTGGTGGAAGCCGGCACGTTCAGCCAGGCCGCAAGCTCCCTGCGGATGCCCAAGCCCACCGTCACCAAATTGATCCAGTCGCTCGAGACCCACATCTCGACCAAACTGCTCAACCGCACCACCCGGCGGGTTACCGTGACCCCGGACGGCGCGGCTTATTATGAGCGCGTGATCCGGCTGCTTGGCGAACTCGACGAACTCGACGGCAGCATGGCGCTGTCGCAGGCCAACGCCAAGGGACGGCTGCGTGTCGATGTCGGCACCGCGCTTGCGGTCCTTGTCATCATTCCGGCCCTGCCCGACTTCTACGCCCGTTATCCCGATATCCAGATCGATCTCGGCGTCACCGACCGCCCGGTGGACCTGATCGGCGAGAATGTCGATTGCGTGATCCGCGGCGGCGACCTTACCGACCAGTCGCTGATCGCCCGACGCATCGCGGAGATGACCTTCGTCACCTGCGCGGCGCCGTCCTACCTGCAGCGTTACGGCGCACCGCGGCATCCGACCGATCTCGACCACGGCCACTATGCGGTGAATTTCTTCCATCCGCGCTCGGGCCGGATGCTGCCGCTGGACTTCACGTCAAACGGCGAGCGAATCGAGACCACAGGACGGCACATGATCGCCGTCAACGACAGCATGGCTTATGTCACGGCCGCCACCAGCGGGCTTGGCATCGTCCAGGCGCCGATCTTCATGCTGAAAAAGCACATCGAGGCCGGTAGGCTGACGCAAGTGCTGACGGACTGGACCTCGGAGCCGGCGAACATCTATGTGGTGTATCCGCCCAACCGCCATCTCAGCAACAAGCTGCGGGTGTTCGTCGACTGGATCGCCGATCTGTTTGCCAACAACGAGTTGATGCAGACGAAGGCGTGA